The following coding sequences are from one Motacilla alba alba isolate MOTALB_02 chromosome 4, Motacilla_alba_V1.0_pri, whole genome shotgun sequence window:
- the UFSP2 gene encoding ufm1-specific protease 2 isoform X2 yields MDILFRIRGGLDLAFQLATTDEASTKKALGYVFSDLENKLSSEVLVFRICHSSVYVWPNNGMTTVPELTDESACKEIRRFIQFDQDDETKRKLGKKKDKKLQDTQIINVDLMLEMTSSLAALAPVIEREKKEHHYINMTLPVDVVVSVSPEEPWGKVQNLLVKAIHGQLTDMERCIMKYVKGTSIVVPEQFHFMLPGKNHLVTVSYPTGISDDQLESYRKELHGLYNLPCDRPYFKRANAYHFPDEPYKDGYLRNPHLHLSSPGMESGMVYLVQGVYSYHHYMQDRIDDSGWGCAYRSLQTICSWFKHQGYVDRPIPTHKEIQQALVDAGDKPAAFVGSRQWIGSIEVQLVLNQLFGITSKILFVSQGSELALQGRELANHFKTEGTPIMIGGGVLAHTILGVAWNETTGHIKYLILDPHYTGGEDLHVILEKGWCGWKGPEFWNKDAYYNLCLPQRPKAI; encoded by the exons ATGGATATACTCTTCAGAATAAGAGGAGGCTTGGATCTTGCATTTCAGCTTGCAACTACTGATG AGGCATCAACAAAAAAGGCATTAGGATATGTTTTCAGTGATCTTGAAAACAAACTGTCCTCCGAGGTTCTTGTATTCAGAATTTGCCACAGTTCAGTCTATGTGTGGCCTAACAATGGTATGACCACAGTTCCAGAGCTGACTGATGAGTCTGCATGTAAGGAGATAAGACGATTTATACA ATTTGATCAAGATGATGAGACCAAACGAAAGCTTGgcaaaaaaaaggataaaaagttACAAGATACG cagataatCAATGTAGACCTCATGCTGGAAATGACATCTTCATTAGCTGCTTTGGCTCCAGTcattgaaagggaaaagaaagagcacCACTACATAAATATGACATTACCGGTTGATGTTGTTGTGTCTGTTTCTCCAGAAGAGCCATGGGGAAA GGTACAAAATCTCCTAGTGAAAGCAATTCACGGGCAATTAACTGACATGGAAAGATGTATCATGAAATATGTGAAAGGAACATCAATTGTGGTACCAGAACAATTTCATTTCATGTTACCAGGAAAAAATCACCTCGTAACAGTCTCATATCCTACGGGTATTTCAGATGATCAGCTGGAAAGTTACAGAAAg GAATTGCATGGGTTATACAATCTGCCTTGTGACAGACCATATTTCAAGAGAGCAAATGCTTATCATTTTCCAGATGAACCATATAAAGATGGATATCTCAGAAATCCACATTTACATCTTAGTTCTCCTGGCATGGAGTCTGGTATG GTTTATTTGGTACAAGGTGTATACAGTTACCACCACTACATGCAGGACCGCATCGATGACAGCGGCTGGGGCTGTGCCTATCGCTCTTTGCAGACAATCTGCTCTTGGTTCAAGCACCAAGGCTACGTGGATAGACCTATACCAACACACAAGGAAATTCAACAG GCACTGGTTGATGCTGGAGACAAGCCTGCAGCATTTGTTGGGTCACGGCAATGGATTGGTTCGATTGAGGTACAGCTTGTTTTGAATCAGCTTTTTGGAATAACatccaaaatattatttgtcaG CCAGGGTTCTGAACTAGCATTGCAGGGAAGAGAGCTTGCTAATCATTTCAAGACTGAGGGAACTCCAATTATGATTG GCGGAGGTGTTTTGGCTCACACGATATTAGGAGTGGCTTGGAATGAGACTACAGGGCACATTAAATACTTGATTCTAGACCCACATTACACTGGAGGAGAAGATCTGCATGTTATTTTGGAAAAG GGCTGGTGTGGATGGAAGGGCCCGGAGTTTTGGAACAAGGACGCCTATTATAATCTGTGCCTACCTCAACGACCAAAGGCTATT
- the PDLIM3 gene encoding PDZ and LIM domain protein 3 isoform X2 translates to MPQNVVLQGPSPWGFRLSGGIDFNQPLIITRITPGSKASAANLCPGDVIIAIDGLGTENMTHNDAQERIKAATHQLCLKIERAGTKLWSPQVSEDGRAHPFKINLEAEPQEFKPIGTAHNRRAQPFVAAANIDDKRQVVSSSYNSPIGLYSSGNIQDALHGQLRGLIPNSAQNDPSPNSVSQSDVYKMLHANQEEPSQPRQSGSFKVLQNLVSEEDGRPVGTRSVKAPVTKIPTAMPGVQKVPLCDKCGSGILGTVVKARDKYRHPECFVCSDCDLNLKQKGYFFVEGQLYCEAHARARMRPPEGYETVTVYPKC, encoded by the exons ATTACACCTGGAAGCAAGGCTTCAGCCGCCAACCTGTGCCCTGGTGATGTTATTATAGCTATTGATGGTCTAGGCACAGAGAACATGACACATAATGATGCCCAGGAGAGAATTAAAGCAGCTACACATCAGCTTTGTTTGAAAATAGAGAG gGCAGGAACTAAATTATGGTCCCCACAAGTTTCAGAAGATGGCAGAGCACATCCTTTCAAGATAAATTTGGAAGCTGAACCTCAG GAATTCAAGCCTATTGGTACAGCTCACAACAGAAGGGCCCAGCCTTTTGTTGCAGCAGCAAATATTGATGACAAAAGACAGGTAGTGAGCTCCTCCTATAATTCTCCAATTGGGCTCTATTCATCTGGCAATATTCAAGATGCGCTTCACGGACAACTGAGGGGTCTCATTCCTAACTCAGCACAAAA TGACCCATCTCCCAACTCAGTGTCTCAGTCTGACGTGTACAAGATGCTGCATGCCAACCAGGAGGAGCCCAGTCAGCCACGCCAGTCTGGCTCCTTTAAGGTGCTCCAGAATTTAGTCTCCGAGGAAG atGGGCGCCCTGTAGGAACAAGAAGTGTGAAAGCACCTGTAACAAAGATACCTACTGCCATGCCTGGTGTCCAGAAAGTGCCACTGTGTGACAAATGTGGGAGTGGGATTCT AGGGACAGTGGTGAAGGCACGTGATAAATACCGGCATCCAGAATGCTTTGTGTGCTCTGACTGCGATCTCAACCTGAAACAAAAAGGCTACTTCTTTGTGGAGGGCCAGCTGTACTGTGAAGCTCACGCCCGCGCCCGCATGAGGCCACCAGAGGGATACGAAACAGTCACGGTTTACCCGAAATGCTAG
- the UFSP2 gene encoding ufm1-specific protease 2 isoform X1: MDILFRIRGGLDLAFQLATTDEASTKKALGYVFSDLENKLSSEVLVFRICHSSVYVWPNNGMTTVPELTDESACKEIRRFIQFDQDDETKRKLGKKKDKKLQDTQQIINVDLMLEMTSSLAALAPVIEREKKEHHYINMTLPVDVVVSVSPEEPWGKVQNLLVKAIHGQLTDMERCIMKYVKGTSIVVPEQFHFMLPGKNHLVTVSYPTGISDDQLESYRKELHGLYNLPCDRPYFKRANAYHFPDEPYKDGYLRNPHLHLSSPGMESGMVYLVQGVYSYHHYMQDRIDDSGWGCAYRSLQTICSWFKHQGYVDRPIPTHKEIQQALVDAGDKPAAFVGSRQWIGSIEVQLVLNQLFGITSKILFVSQGSELALQGRELANHFKTEGTPIMIGGGVLAHTILGVAWNETTGHIKYLILDPHYTGGEDLHVILEKGWCGWKGPEFWNKDAYYNLCLPQRPKAI; the protein is encoded by the exons ATGGATATACTCTTCAGAATAAGAGGAGGCTTGGATCTTGCATTTCAGCTTGCAACTACTGATG AGGCATCAACAAAAAAGGCATTAGGATATGTTTTCAGTGATCTTGAAAACAAACTGTCCTCCGAGGTTCTTGTATTCAGAATTTGCCACAGTTCAGTCTATGTGTGGCCTAACAATGGTATGACCACAGTTCCAGAGCTGACTGATGAGTCTGCATGTAAGGAGATAAGACGATTTATACA ATTTGATCAAGATGATGAGACCAAACGAAAGCTTGgcaaaaaaaaggataaaaagttACAAGATACG cagcagataatCAATGTAGACCTCATGCTGGAAATGACATCTTCATTAGCTGCTTTGGCTCCAGTcattgaaagggaaaagaaagagcacCACTACATAAATATGACATTACCGGTTGATGTTGTTGTGTCTGTTTCTCCAGAAGAGCCATGGGGAAA GGTACAAAATCTCCTAGTGAAAGCAATTCACGGGCAATTAACTGACATGGAAAGATGTATCATGAAATATGTGAAAGGAACATCAATTGTGGTACCAGAACAATTTCATTTCATGTTACCAGGAAAAAATCACCTCGTAACAGTCTCATATCCTACGGGTATTTCAGATGATCAGCTGGAAAGTTACAGAAAg GAATTGCATGGGTTATACAATCTGCCTTGTGACAGACCATATTTCAAGAGAGCAAATGCTTATCATTTTCCAGATGAACCATATAAAGATGGATATCTCAGAAATCCACATTTACATCTTAGTTCTCCTGGCATGGAGTCTGGTATG GTTTATTTGGTACAAGGTGTATACAGTTACCACCACTACATGCAGGACCGCATCGATGACAGCGGCTGGGGCTGTGCCTATCGCTCTTTGCAGACAATCTGCTCTTGGTTCAAGCACCAAGGCTACGTGGATAGACCTATACCAACACACAAGGAAATTCAACAG GCACTGGTTGATGCTGGAGACAAGCCTGCAGCATTTGTTGGGTCACGGCAATGGATTGGTTCGATTGAGGTACAGCTTGTTTTGAATCAGCTTTTTGGAATAACatccaaaatattatttgtcaG CCAGGGTTCTGAACTAGCATTGCAGGGAAGAGAGCTTGCTAATCATTTCAAGACTGAGGGAACTCCAATTATGATTG GCGGAGGTGTTTTGGCTCACACGATATTAGGAGTGGCTTGGAATGAGACTACAGGGCACATTAAATACTTGATTCTAGACCCACATTACACTGGAGGAGAAGATCTGCATGTTATTTTGGAAAAG GGCTGGTGTGGATGGAAGGGCCCGGAGTTTTGGAACAAGGACGCCTATTATAATCTGTGCCTACCTCAACGACCAAAGGCTATT
- the PDLIM3 gene encoding PDZ and LIM domain protein 3 isoform X1 codes for MPQNVVLQGPSPWGFRLSGGIDFNQPLIITRITPGSKASAANLCPGDVIIAIDGLGTENMTHNDAQERIKAATHQLCLKIERAGTKLWSPQVSEDGRAHPFKINLEAEPQDINYFEHKHNIRPKPFIISGRSSGCSTPSGLDCGSGRSTPSSISTVSSICPTELKAVSKMAPNVPLEMELPGVKIVHAQFNTPMQLYSDDNIMETLQGQVSTALGETPVISDPSPNSVSQSDVYKMLHANQEEPSQPRQSGSFKVLQNLVSEEDGRPVGTRSVKAPVTKIPTAMPGVQKVPLCDKCGSGILGTVVKARDKYRHPECFVCSDCDLNLKQKGYFFVEGQLYCEAHARARMRPPEGYETVTVYPKC; via the exons ATTACACCTGGAAGCAAGGCTTCAGCCGCCAACCTGTGCCCTGGTGATGTTATTATAGCTATTGATGGTCTAGGCACAGAGAACATGACACATAATGATGCCCAGGAGAGAATTAAAGCAGCTACACATCAGCTTTGTTTGAAAATAGAGAG gGCAGGAACTAAATTATGGTCCCCACAAGTTTCAGAAGATGGCAGAGCACATCCTTTCAAGATAAATTTGGAAGCTGAACCTCAG gaTATCAACTACTTTGAACATAAGCATAATATTCGGCCCAAACCTTTCATAATCTCAGGCCGAAGCAG TGGATGCAGCACTCCTTCGGGGCTGGACTGTGGCAGTGGGCGCAGCACCCCCTCTTCAATTAGCACGGTCAGCTCCATCTGCCCCACCGAGCTGAAAGCAGTGTCTAAGATGGCCCCTAATGTGCCCCTGGAAATGGAGCTTCCCGGTGTCAAGATTGTACACGCCCAGTTTAACACACCTATGCAGTTGTACTCAGATGACAATATCATGGAAACACTGCAAGGCCAAGTTTCTACAGCTCTGGGGGAAACACCTGTCATAAG TGACCCATCTCCCAACTCAGTGTCTCAGTCTGACGTGTACAAGATGCTGCATGCCAACCAGGAGGAGCCCAGTCAGCCACGCCAGTCTGGCTCCTTTAAGGTGCTCCAGAATTTAGTCTCCGAGGAAG atGGGCGCCCTGTAGGAACAAGAAGTGTGAAAGCACCTGTAACAAAGATACCTACTGCCATGCCTGGTGTCCAGAAAGTGCCACTGTGTGACAAATGTGGGAGTGGGATTCT AGGGACAGTGGTGAAGGCACGTGATAAATACCGGCATCCAGAATGCTTTGTGTGCTCTGACTGCGATCTCAACCTGAAACAAAAAGGCTACTTCTTTGTGGAGGGCCAGCTGTACTGTGAAGCTCACGCCCGCGCCCGCATGAGGCCACCAGAGGGATACGAAACAGTCACGGTTTACCCGAAATGCTAG